Genomic window (Leptotrichia sp. oral taxon 212):
AGCATTATTACCATTACTTTTTGAAGAATCCATTATTTTTATTTTTTCACCATCTTTTAGGGCTTCATCAATTACTGAAATTATTCTGTCTCCTTCTGACAGTCCTGATGTAACTTCATAATATGAATCATCATTTGTTCCAATCTGTACTTCCTTTTTAGTCACTTTACTGCTATTATCCACTGTAAATACATAAAATTTACCATTTTCATTCATAACTGCACTATAAGGAACTTTTATTACATTTCTACTTTCCTTGTAAAAAATTACTGCATTGATTGTAGCTCCAGGCCTTAAGTTCTTGGCATCATTGAATTTTATCGTAACTGCCGTATTACTTTCATCAAGGCTCGAACTTTTTGTAGCAACCCCTGATATCTCAGTAACCTCTCCCTCAACCTTTTCTCCATTAGGTAATGAATCTGATGTTATTTCTACCCTCTGTCCTACTGCAACATTTTTTATCTGGGAGTCTGAAAGGCTCACTTCCACCTTCATATTTTTTGTATCAGATACTTTAAAAAGTGTAGTCTCAGTATTTACTTTATAGTTTTCATCTGCTGTCATTTCAGTAATTACACCGTCAACTGGACTTACTATCTGATCCTTTATTAAAGATAAATCTTCCTGTAATGTAGACAGCTCCAGTTTGGAAGTTTCTAAAGCAA
Coding sequences:
- a CDS encoding efflux RND transporter periplasmic adaptor subunit — protein: MKKGILFLSLFLVFLLSCGKKTEVKEYEVVKVERGDISLSTEKTGQVVSDNEISVYTTSSQRVQKVFFKKGDNVKKGDVVVTFYPVDKNETLRKIQIKSLEVEQKRRDLRNASELFKVGGASKVSVDDARIALETSKLELSTLQEDLSLIKDQIVSPVDGVITEMTADENYKVNTETTLFKVSDTKNMKVEVSLSDSQIKNVAVGQRVEITSDSLPNGEKVEGEVTEISGVATKSSSLDESNTAVTIKFNDAKNLRPGATINAVIFYKESRNVIKVPYSAVMNENGKFYVFTVDNSSKVTKKEVQIGTNDDSYYEVTSGLSEGDRIISVIDEALKDGEKIKIMDSSKSNGNNANVKSNKKKGKGGGPGGPPM